CTTCTGTGCCAGGGAAGCTAATGTGGGCAGGTCTTCTCCAAAAATCTTTATTCCGACATCCTGCCGTACCCCGGATATCAGCTCATTAAAGCGCAGCTGGATAGGTTGGGAAAAGCCAAAGCTCACGCCTGGTATGGCTTCCAGGGCTTCCTGCATTTTATTGGCCAGTTCTTCCCTGCTGCGGGCGCTGGTCCACTCCTTCTTTGGTTTCAGCAATATGGTAAGGTCGCAGGCTTCCATGGGCATGGGGTCTGTAGGGATTTCCGCCGCACCAATTTTACCTATCACCTCTTTTACTTCCGGGAATTGTTTTAGCAGGATATCGGAAGCCTTGCTCACCTTATCGATGGTTTCAGATAAGGAACTCCCTGTAAGCAAGCGGGTTTCCACCGCAAAATCGCCTTCTTCCAGCGTGGGAATAAATTCACCGCCCATCCTGCTGAACAGGAACAGCGCCAACACAAAAAGAGCCACTGAAATACCTGTTACCAGGGCTTTTGCACGTAAGGTTGCCTTTATAACGGGATCGTATATACGATGAAAGAAACGCATGATGCGATCAGAAACAGTGACTTTATTCCGTAGATCTTTATGAAGAAATAAAGCCGCCATCATGGGTACGTAGGTGAGTGACAGGATAAATGCTCCCAGGATCGCAAGAGAAACCGTTTGCGCCATAGGGCGGAACATCTTCCCTTCAATGCCCACCAATGCCAGGATAGGCAGATAAACGATCAGGATGATGATTTCCCCAAACGCTGCGGTATTGCGTATTTTGCTGGCAGCACTATATACTTCCTCATCCATTTCCTGTTGTGATAAACGCAGGATACCAGCACCTTTATTTTTACCGGAGAGATGATGTAAAGTAGCTTCCACTATGATCACGGCGCCATCTACAATCAGTCCGAAGTCAATGGCACCCAGGCTCATCAGGTTGCCCGTTACACCGAATAACTTCATCATGGCAATGGCGAATAGCATCGCCAGCGGAATAACAGAGGCTACAATCAGCCCTGCCCGCATGTTTCCCAGGAAGAGCACCAACACGAAAATAACGATCAGGGCGCCTTCAATGAGATTCTTCTGTACAGTGCCCATAGCACGCCCCACAAACTCGCTGCGGTCCAGGAAAGGTTCTATCACTACGCCTTCAGGTAGTGTTTTACGGATCTGTTCCATGCGCGCTTTTACCGCCTTCACCACCTCCTGCGAATTCTTCCCTTTCAGCATCATCACAATACCGCCTACGGCCTCCCCATCCGCATTGCGGGTAAGTGCCCCATAACGGTTGGCATTGCCGATCTGCACGGTAGCGATATCCCTGATCAGCACAGGCAATCCATTGGGAATATTTTTTACCACAATCCTTTCTATATCAGCCAGGCTGCTGATCAATCCTTCACTACGGATGAAATAAGCGTTTGGTTTCTTATCAATATAAGCACCACCGGTATTCTGGTTATTTCTTTCCAGCGCGCTAAATACCTCCGCAATACTTAGGTTGTAACTCCGCAATTTATCGGGGTTCAGGGATACTTCATATTGCTTCAGTAAACCGCCGAAGCTATTGACTTCCGCCACACCGGGCGTTCCGAGCAACTGCCGGCGCACGTACCAGTCCTGGATCGTACGCAGCTCCCTGGTATTCATCTTTTCTTCATAACCTTTTTTCGGATGTACCACATATTGGTAAACCTCTCCCAGTCCACTGGACACCGGCGACATTTCGGGCGTACCAATACCGGGAGGAATGTTTGCTTTAGCCTCTCCCAGCTTTTCGTTTACCTGTTGTCGTGCCCAGTAAATATCTACGTTATCATGAAATACGATGGTGACCACAGATAGTCCAAAGCGGGAAACAGAGCGGACTTCTTTCAGCTCAGGAATCACGGCCATGGTTTGTTCTATAGGAAAAGTGATCAGTCTTTCCACCTCCTGGGCTGCCAGGGATGGGGATTGCGTGATCACCTGTACCTGGTTGTTGGTGATATCGGGTACTGCATCTACGGGTAGCCGTGTGAGTGAGAAGATGCCCCACACCAGCAGGGCAAGTGTGAACACCCCTACAATAAGTTTGTTTCTGATGGAGAAACGAATAATTTTATCCAGCATGATTGGTTTATATGAAATAAACAGACGTACTACAGCCATGGATGCACCGTATAAAGGCACACCATATGCTCATAGCAAAAACATCATTTAATTAATACTAAACCAGCTGTGGAGGTTGCCAGATGTTATCTGATAAAGCGGGAAGCGGGGCAAGAGGTAATGGTGGGTAACCGATCATGGTTTGCCTGCCGGAATAATTAAGCAGGATAACCGCTCCGGTTGTAATTTGTGTATTGCAGCAACTGCAAATGCATAAAGGTGAGCAATAGTCAGCATGCGCTTCATGTCCGCTCGGCGTGTCTGTATTTTCAATAGTGGTACTTTTAAGCAGCATGGCAGCACTGGCGTCGTTGCAGGGAATGCAGGACAACAGGATGATGTAGACGCTTAATATGTATACCAACCATTTCATTTGTACAAATGTAAAAATTAATGAGAACATCATTTCAATAAAAAACTGCATCCCCGTTGCGTGTACGATGCCGGTATATTACGATTTGTTGTTAAATTAGCTGCATGAACTGTCTGATAGTAGACGATAACAAGATGGCCCGTACCGCCATGAACCAGTTGGCCAGCCACGTAGCGCACCTGCATATTGCAGGGGAGTGCAGCAGCGCCATGGAAGCATACAACCTCCTGCAGGAGGAAAAGATCGATCTGCTGCTGCTGGATATTGAAATGCCCGGCATGAGCGGACTGGAATTAACCCGGAACCTGGGAAAGAAGCGTCCGGTCATCATCTTTACCACAGTTAACAAAGATTATGCAGTAGAAGCATTTGAATTGAATGTGGCAGACTACCTGATCAAGCCCGTTAGCCCTGCCCGGTTTATCCAGGCCATTGAAAAAGCCAGGGAAATCCTTGACAGCAACAGCGGAGAGCTACAGGTATCCGAAACTGAATTTGTATTTATCCGCGACAACGGTGTTTTAAAAAGAATACGTACGGAAGAAATTCTCTTCATGGAAGCCATGGGCGATTATGTAAAACTCTATACTGCACAGAAGTTCCATGCCATTCATACAACATTGAAAGCATTGGAAGAAAAGCTGTCGCCCTCCCGGTTCATGCGCGTACACCGCTCTTATATTGTGGCATTGGACAAGATAGAAATAATAGAAGACGGTAATATCATCATACAAAAAAATGCCATACCGGTGGCTGATACCTATAAAGCGGCGCTGAACAATAAACTCAACCTGTTATAATCACCCGGACGACAAATTGCCCATTTTGACCGATAGCTACTGCCTGTTGGGCCATTAGTTGCTTCAGAACGTCTTAAATATTGTACTTTGAACCAGCTTTCCTATATCAGCGTTTATATGTATTAAACTGTCATGCAGCCTAAAAGAATAAAATATTACCTCCTCGGCCTGTTTATCACCGGCATGATCTTATTCATAGTGCTGCAATTTAATTCCGCTAAAAACATCCGCAAACTTATTTCAGGAAATGAACAACTGCTGCAGGAACTCAATGTAAAAAATGAGATGCAGAAGCTGCAAACGAATATGGCTAAAACGGACAGCAAAGTACGTGGCGCCGTTATTTCAAGAGATACACTGCATATTACCGGTATTGAAGCAGATATTGCCGTGATCAGGGCAGACCTGAAGGAAATCAACAAGATGGTGAAGAACGACAGTACAGACAAGCTGCTGACGCAACTCAACTACCTCGTGGATGAGAAGAACAATTTCAATATGCTCGTGCTGGATACCTTCTACAGCACCGGGAAAATGGCTGCGGAGAAGATGATCAACAACCAGCGGGGTAAACGGCTGGGCGAGGCTATCACGGGTATTCTGCATCAACTGGACACTACGCGGCAAACGGAAGTAAACCGTACTGCAAACCTGATTGATACCAGCGGACAAAAAGCACAAAGCTGGGGATCGGTACTCGTTCTTTTCGCCTGTCTCACCAGCCTGCTGGCCTTTCTTTATATTACCAGCCGGATACATAAGCAGGAACAACTCATTGAAGCACTCGATGAGTCCCGACAGCAGGAAAAAAAGCTCGCTGCGGTAAAAGATCAGTTCCTGGCGAATATGAGCCATGAGATCCGTACACCGATGAATGCGGTGATGGGTTTTACTCACCTGTTACAGGCCCAGCCCCTGAATGAAAGATCACAGGAATATGTAAGCGCCATCGCAGGTGCGGGCAGGAACCTGCTGGAAATTATCAACGACATCCTGGATATTTCGAAGATAGAATCCGGTATGATGCGCATAGAAGCAACGTCATTTAGTTTGCATGGAATACTGCATGCACTATACACCATGTTCAGACCCAAGGCAGAAGAAAAACACCTGCAACTGACCGTAACAATCGATGACCAGGTGCCTGATCTCCTGTATGGAGACGGGATGCGGCTTACACAGGTGCTGGTTAACCTTACCAGTAACGCCATTAAATTCACCTCAGAAGGCGCTGTTGATATTCACGTAGCCTGCATTAAAGCAGCAGGCAACATAGTTCGTATAGTATTCACCGTTAGAGATACCGGTATTGGCATCGAACCCGCCAAACTGGATAGTATCTTCGACCGGTTTAATCAGGCGGAAGCCTCTACCACACGCAAATACGGCGGCACCGGGCTTGGACTCACCATCGTAAAACAACTAATAGAATTACAGGACGGTACCATTACTGTTGAGAGCAAACCAGGCGCTGGCAGTACTTTCAAGGTAGAACTACCTTATACACCCGGAGAGTTCCTGCCGGAAAACGGCGAAGGCAGCTATGCCGAGCATGACCCCTTGCCGCTTCATCCGGACGTATGGCTGTTGGTAGCAGAAGATAACAGGATGAATCAAAACCTCCTCCGGCATTTATTGACCAGCTGGCAACTGCAATATAAAGTGGTGAACAATGGAAAGGAAGCCCTGCAAGCCATTGAAAAACAACATTTCGACCTGGTGCTGATGGATATACAAATGCCTGAAATGGACGGCTATACAGCCGTACAGAAGATCCGGCATGAACTGCATTCAAATATTCCCGTAATAGCCATGACGGCACATGCAATGGCGGGCGAGCGGGATAAATGCCTCCAGATGGGGATGAGTGAATACATCTCCAAACCTATACAGGAAGATGACCTTTATCGCTTGATACAACTATATACAGGTAAGTCTGCCACCCAAACACTCCCGGCTTACCAGCACTATACGAGCGAAAACGGAACACCGCATCTCATCCGCATGCAATACCTCCAGGACCTTTCCAAAGGCAATAAAGCCTTTGAAAAAAACATGCTGGAGCAATTTATTTCCCAGCTGCCGGAAGATCTTTCCCTGTTGAAAAATGCTATTACCTCCAATGATGTTGCAGCCATCCGTGCAACAGCGCATAACCTTAAAACTACCGTGTCTTTTACAGGACTGGAAATACACCTCTATCCCATCCTGGAACAACTGGAACACATAGATGAAAACAATTACAATGCAGCAGCAGTTACAGAATTGTTTAACACGCTGAAACAGCTGTGTTTACAGGCTATTCAGGAAGCTATAGACATTATATTATAGTCCCTGCGACCGTTCATTTTTCCTTGTTCAACGACAGTAATTACCTGTTCACCGAAACTTCCCCAAACCACTTCTTCTTCGCATTACTTTTACAGTAGAAATTCAAAAACAAAAACTTCATTTAATCATTTAAAAAGACATTATCATGAAAAAAAGCCTGATCGCCGCTGTAGTAGTAATGAGCATTTCTGTTGCTTCTTTTGCACAAGCTCCTGCTGCTAAACATGTAAAGAAAGAAAAAGCTAAAACAGAAGTTAAAGCTACTGCAGACTCAACTAAGAAAGCTGCTACACATAGCCATAAAGCAAAAGCTGATCACGCAGCTCCGGTTGCCAAGAAAGCATAATCGCAACGATACAGCGTATGAGATGAAGTCCCGTCTGCCTCAGGCAGACGGGACTTTTTTGTGTGCCAGGGGGATTTTGATCCAAATAGAAAAGCGTGTCTACCTTTACGGCTGACACGCTTCAATTTTATTATCTTTTAGCTATTTACTTATTTCAGACCATCCAGTTTCTTCTTCACTTCGTCTACTTTAGCAGTCTGGTTTTTGATAGCATATATTTTCTGTAATGCATACAGACAGCTTTCGTAAGTCTGTTTATCGGATGCTTCGATGCTGCTTCCTTTGGCGGTGAAGCCGGCGTCAGCTTTTTCAAAGAAAGGCAAAGCCTGATTCATCAGTCCTTCCACTTTACCTTGTAATTCTTTCGCTTTAGAAGAGGTTTGTTGTTTGCTATCCAGTTCGTTCAGTTGTTTGTTGAAAACAACTGCGCGGTTGAAGTACAGGGCACCCAGTTGGAAATTGGCAGTAGCATCTTCAGCATTCATTTCGATTGCTTTCTTGTAAGCTGTTTCCGCTTTACCCATCAGCTCTTCGTAGTTAGCTGGTTTGGGAGCGTCGTTGCCTTTTTCATCGCGGGGATTAGCCATGTTATCAACACGGATCGCGTAATCCAGTACAGCCGCTTCGTCGGTAGGGTTGTCCTGCATTTTCTTTTCCAGCATGCTGATTAACTCGTTGGTTTTACCAGTTTTGCTGTAAAAGGCCATTTCCATATCGTTGAAGCGTTTATCCTTAGGGAATAAGGCTTTTGCTTGTTCGATAGTTTTGAGCCAGTTTTCCTGGTCGCCTTTTTCTTCATACAGTTGACCCAGTACTACGTAGAGAGCGGGTTCACCTTTGAATTGCAGATCTGCTGCTTTTTTCAGATAGGTGAAAGCATCATCTTTTTTACCGGCCTGGTTAGCTGCATAACCAACATAAAAAGTCAGGGCTGTATCTGTAGGGATTGAACCACCAAGATTTTTGCTGTTATAGAATTCGGCTATTTCAAAAGCATCTTTGAAATTTACCAGAGAAGAATCCCATTTCTGTTCGTTCAGGAAACCGTAACCTGCATTTGCTACCGTAGCGTATACGTTAAACAAAGGCTGATTCATTTCCAGCACTGCTTCTTTCATTTTAGGATCGATCTCCAGGGCTTTCTTGAAGGAAGAAAAAGCTTCGAGAGCCAGGGGGGCACTTTTCTGCTTGGTACCCATTGCTTCGAGTATCTTACCGTTTACGAGCCACGTTTTCGCGTCATTCTTAGTTTTATCATTCTGTAACGCTGCGTCAATATCTGCTTTGGCTTTTTCCAGATCTTGCTTTTTCAGGTTCTCATCCGCACTACTAACTTTTGCCCGCTGAGCCATAACCGATACGCCGGCCGTGCAAAAGAGAAGAGATACCAATAGTTTTTTCATGTCTCGAGTTTTTTTAGTTGCTGTACAATAAGAGTATGGTGCTCTAATAAAGATTATACAACCAGCTATGTTGTTACCACTAATAGCCGGCAGTATTTATTTTATTAGTTATGCATAAGGGATCACTTTCCGGATCCCTTATGCACAATTATTTAATGCTTTAATTACCAGTTTTATTTATTCTGCCGGTTCTTCAGGGTCAGCTGCTGCTGCTTCCTGGTCCGGTGTGCCTTCCGCTGCGGTATCTTCTTCTCCGGCAACTGTTCCTTCTGCACCTTCTTCTCCTTCCACAATGTCTGCTGCCAGTTCTTCCTGTTCATCCAGGCGGGCTACTGCTG
The Chitinophaga sp. MM2321 DNA segment above includes these coding regions:
- a CDS encoding CusA/CzcA family heavy metal efflux RND transporter: MAVVRLFISYKPIMLDKIIRFSIRNKLIVGVFTLALLVWGIFSLTRLPVDAVPDITNNQVQVITQSPSLAAQEVERLITFPIEQTMAVIPELKEVRSVSRFGLSVVTIVFHDNVDIYWARQQVNEKLGEAKANIPPGIGTPEMSPVSSGLGEVYQYVVHPKKGYEEKMNTRELRTIQDWYVRRQLLGTPGVAEVNSFGGLLKQYEVSLNPDKLRSYNLSIAEVFSALERNNQNTGGAYIDKKPNAYFIRSEGLISSLADIERIVVKNIPNGLPVLIRDIATVQIGNANRYGALTRNADGEAVGGIVMMLKGKNSQEVVKAVKARMEQIRKTLPEGVVIEPFLDRSEFVGRAMGTVQKNLIEGALIVIFVLVLFLGNMRAGLIVASVIPLAMLFAIAMMKLFGVTGNLMSLGAIDFGLIVDGAVIIVEATLHHLSGKNKGAGILRLSQQEMDEEVYSAASKIRNTAAFGEIIILIVYLPILALVGIEGKMFRPMAQTVSLAILGAFILSLTYVPMMAALFLHKDLRNKVTVSDRIMRFFHRIYDPVIKATLRAKALVTGISVALFVLALFLFSRMGGEFIPTLEEGDFAVETRLLTGSSLSETIDKVSKASDILLKQFPEVKEVIGKIGAAEIPTDPMPMEACDLTILLKPKKEWTSARSREELANKMQEALEAIPGVSFGFSQPIQLRFNELISGVRQDVGIKIFGEDLPTLASLAQKIGGIVNRTDGARDLYVEQTGGLQQIVVSADRNKVAQYGLDIATINQAINTAFAGQSAGLVYEGEKRFDLVVRLDQQNRRDITDVQNLYITTPSGNQVPLQQLAKVEMSTGPNQVQREDAKRRIIVGFNVRGRDIASVVKDIEAAIDKEVKLPTGYFIRYGGQFENLREANARLAIAVPVALLLIFVLLYFTFHSVKQSLLIFTAIPMAAIGGVFALLLRGMPFSISAGVGFIALFGVAVLNGMVLIGEFNRLKAEGETDLNNIVLKGTAIRLRPVLMTALVASLGFLPMALAYSAGAEVQRPLATVVIGGLITSTLLTLLVLPCLYIYFENAFKKRNA
- a CDS encoding DUF6660 family protein; translated protein: MKWLVYILSVYIILLSCIPCNDASAAMLLKSTTIENTDTPSGHEAHADYCSPLCICSCCNTQITTGAVILLNYSGRQTMIGYPPLPLAPLPALSDNIWQPPQLV
- a CDS encoding LytTR family DNA-binding domain-containing protein, coding for MNCLIVDDNKMARTAMNQLASHVAHLHIAGECSSAMEAYNLLQEEKIDLLLLDIEMPGMSGLELTRNLGKKRPVIIFTTVNKDYAVEAFELNVADYLIKPVSPARFIQAIEKAREILDSNSGELQVSETEFVFIRDNGVLKRIRTEEILFMEAMGDYVKLYTAQKFHAIHTTLKALEEKLSPSRFMRVHRSYIVALDKIEIIEDGNIIIQKNAIPVADTYKAALNNKLNLL
- a CDS encoding ATP-binding protein; the protein is MQPKRIKYYLLGLFITGMILFIVLQFNSAKNIRKLISGNEQLLQELNVKNEMQKLQTNMAKTDSKVRGAVISRDTLHITGIEADIAVIRADLKEINKMVKNDSTDKLLTQLNYLVDEKNNFNMLVLDTFYSTGKMAAEKMINNQRGKRLGEAITGILHQLDTTRQTEVNRTANLIDTSGQKAQSWGSVLVLFACLTSLLAFLYITSRIHKQEQLIEALDESRQQEKKLAAVKDQFLANMSHEIRTPMNAVMGFTHLLQAQPLNERSQEYVSAIAGAGRNLLEIINDILDISKIESGMMRIEATSFSLHGILHALYTMFRPKAEEKHLQLTVTIDDQVPDLLYGDGMRLTQVLVNLTSNAIKFTSEGAVDIHVACIKAAGNIVRIVFTVRDTGIGIEPAKLDSIFDRFNQAEASTTRKYGGTGLGLTIVKQLIELQDGTITVESKPGAGSTFKVELPYTPGEFLPENGEGSYAEHDPLPLHPDVWLLVAEDNRMNQNLLRHLLTSWQLQYKVVNNGKEALQAIEKQHFDLVLMDIQMPEMDGYTAVQKIRHELHSNIPVIAMTAHAMAGERDKCLQMGMSEYISKPIQEDDLYRLIQLYTGKSATQTLPAYQHYTSENGTPHLIRMQYLQDLSKGNKAFEKNMLEQFISQLPEDLSLLKNAITSNDVAAIRATAHNLKTTVSFTGLEIHLYPILEQLEHIDENNYNAAAVTELFNTLKQLCLQAIQEAIDIIL